One [Clostridium] saccharolyticum WM1 DNA segment encodes these proteins:
- a CDS encoding alpha/beta hydrolase encodes MRIEKRQIMVPGQVTGPACLTGYLLDSISVNPDKLRPAVIVLPGGGYIRRSDRESEPVALQFMSMGCHGFVLDYSVDPNRFPTSLRELAEAVAVIREHGAEWKVDTNRIIACGFSAAGHLACSLGVFWNRDLVWKAIKRAPEEVRPDGLILNYPVITSGEFKHAGSVLSLLGQEATKEDIEAVSLERFVTEHMPKTFLWHTYTDASVPLENSLLLADAMRKHHVNFELHVYPAGVHGLSLANEETAGSNEAFLEPSCQSWISLAKTWISNF; translated from the coding sequence ATGAGAATTGAGAAAAGGCAGATCATGGTACCAGGTCAGGTGACCGGTCCTGCATGTCTGACCGGTTATTTATTAGACAGCATAAGCGTAAATCCGGATAAGCTTCGTCCGGCGGTAATCGTCCTTCCGGGAGGGGGATACATCCGCAGGTCGGACCGGGAAAGTGAGCCGGTCGCCTTACAGTTCATGTCTATGGGATGTCATGGATTTGTACTGGATTACAGTGTGGATCCCAACCGCTTCCCGACCTCCTTAAGAGAACTTGCGGAAGCGGTAGCTGTGATCAGAGAGCACGGGGCAGAATGGAAGGTGGACACGAATAGGATCATTGCCTGCGGCTTCTCTGCTGCAGGGCATCTGGCCTGCAGCCTGGGGGTTTTCTGGAACAGGGATCTTGTTTGGAAGGCCATAAAACGAGCCCCCGAGGAAGTAAGGCCCGATGGACTGATCTTAAATTATCCGGTGATTACAAGCGGAGAATTTAAGCATGCAGGTTCTGTTTTAAGTCTTTTAGGACAGGAGGCAACAAAGGAGGATATAGAGGCAGTATCCCTGGAGCGGTTTGTAACGGAACATATGCCAAAAACCTTTCTGTGGCATACGTATACCGATGCTTCCGTCCCCCTTGAAAACAGCCTGCTCCTGGCAGATGCTATGAGAAAACATCACGTGAATTTTGAACTCCATGTTTATCCTGCGGGTGTACACGGCCTGTCCCTGGCCAACGAGGAAACTGCAGGCTCCAATGAGGCTTTTCTTGAACCTTCCTGTCAGAGCTGGATTTCACTTGCAAAGACCTGGATATCGAATTTTTGA
- the coaBC gene encoding bifunctional phosphopantothenoylcysteine decarboxylase/phosphopantothenate--cysteine ligase CoaBC, with product MLKEKNIILGVTGSIAAYKIAGLASMLVKRGCKVHVIMTRNATNFINPITFETLTGNKCLVDTFDRNFQYSVEHVSLAKLADVVMIAPASANVIAKLAHGIADDMLTTTVLACRCKKIISPAMNTNMYENPIVQDNLKICRNYGMEVIGPDFGYLACGDTGAGKMPEPDVLFDYIEKEVSYEKDLTGKKILVTAGPTREAIDPVRFITNHSTGKMGYAIAKAASLRGADVTLVSGKTNIPKPRFVHLVEIDSAKEMFDEVTAIGEAQDAIIKAAAVADYRPKFVNTEKTKKKDGEMVIELDRTSDILKWLGDHRKKGQFLCGFSMETQNMLENSRAKLEKKNVDMIVANNLKVEGAGFGTETNVATIITRDKEISLETMTKEKLAHRILDEIFSGWNEGKKE from the coding sequence ATGCTGAAAGAAAAAAATATTATATTGGGAGTAACAGGAAGCATCGCAGCCTATAAAATAGCCGGACTTGCCAGTATGCTGGTAAAAAGAGGCTGCAAGGTACACGTCATCATGACCCGGAACGCCACGAACTTCATCAACCCCATTACATTTGAAACATTGACGGGCAATAAATGCCTGGTAGATACCTTTGACCGCAATTTCCAGTACAGCGTAGAGCACGTATCCCTGGCTAAGCTTGCTGATGTGGTGATGATCGCGCCGGCCAGCGCCAATGTGATAGCAAAACTGGCTCACGGGATCGCTGATGATATGCTGACGACCACTGTACTTGCATGCAGATGCAAAAAAATCATTTCACCTGCCATGAATACCAATATGTATGAAAATCCCATTGTCCAGGATAATTTGAAGATTTGCCGGAACTATGGCATGGAAGTCATAGGGCCTGACTTCGGGTATCTGGCCTGCGGAGATACCGGAGCGGGAAAGATGCCGGAGCCGGATGTGCTTTTTGATTACATTGAAAAAGAGGTTAGTTATGAAAAGGATCTGACAGGTAAGAAAATTCTGGTTACAGCCGGTCCCACCAGGGAAGCCATTGATCCGGTCCGGTTTATCACCAACCATTCTACCGGGAAAATGGGGTATGCGATTGCAAAGGCTGCTTCCCTCAGGGGAGCGGATGTGACCTTGGTGAGCGGGAAAACCAATATCCCAAAGCCCAGATTTGTGCACCTCGTAGAGATTGACAGCGCAAAGGAGATGTTTGATGAGGTTACGGCTATAGGGGAAGCTCAGGATGCCATCATTAAGGCGGCGGCTGTAGCAGATTATCGTCCTAAATTTGTGAATACGGAAAAAACAAAGAAAAAAGACGGAGAAATGGTTATAGAACTGGATCGTACATCCGATATCCTTAAGTGGCTGGGAGATCACAGGAAAAAAGGGCAGTTTCTTTGCGGTTTTTCAATGGAAACTCAGAACATGCTGGAAAATTCGAGGGCAAAGCTTGAAAAAAAGAATGTGGATATGATCGTTGCCAACAACTTGAAGGTGGAGGGAGCCGGTTTTGGAACCGAAACCAATGTAGCTACCATCATTACCAGGGATAAGGAAATATCCCTGGAAACCATGACAAAGGAGAAGCTTGCCCACCGGATTCTGGATGAGATATTTTCCGGTTGGAATGAGGGAAAGAAGGAGTAG
- the sigG gene encoding RNA polymerase sporulation sigma factor SigG: MSGYKVEICGVNTSKLPLLSNEEKEVLFKRILNGDKKAREDYIKGNLRLVLSVIQRFSGSNENVDDLFQIGCIGLIKAIDNFDITQNVRFSTYAVPMILGEVRRYLRDNNSIRVSRSLRDTAYKAIYAKENLMKKNLKEPTLMEIAEEIGVSKEDITYALDAIQSPVSLYEPVYSDGGDPLFVMDQISDKKNLEENWVEDISLNEAMRRLPERERHIIDMRFFEGKTQTEVAEEIHISQAQVSRLEKNALKTMKNYLS, encoded by the coding sequence ATGTCTGGATACAAAGTAGAGATTTGCGGTGTCAATACTTCCAAACTGCCTCTTCTGAGCAACGAGGAAAAGGAAGTTCTGTTCAAACGGATTCTTAACGGGGATAAAAAGGCCAGAGAAGATTACATCAAGGGAAACCTAAGATTGGTTCTCAGTGTGATACAGCGATTTTCCGGCAGTAATGAAAACGTAGATGACTTATTTCAGATTGGATGCATTGGTTTAATCAAAGCTATTGACAATTTTGATATTACTCAGAACGTTCGTTTCTCCACCTATGCGGTGCCCATGATCCTGGGCGAAGTTCGGCGTTATCTTAGGGATAATAATTCCATCCGTGTCAGCCGGTCCCTGCGCGATACCGCTTATAAAGCAATTTACGCCAAAGAAAATCTGATGAAAAAGAACTTAAAAGAACCTACCCTTATGGAAATCGCCGAGGAAATCGGGGTCAGTAAAGAGGATATTACCTATGCTCTGGATGCCATACAAAGCCCGGTCAGTCTTTATGAGCCGGTTTACTCCGATGGCGGTGATCCTCTTTTTGTCATGGACCAGATCAGTGACAAAAAGAACCTGGAGGAAAACTGGGTGGAGGATATCTCCTTAAACGAAGCCATGAGACGCCTCCCCGAAAGGGAACGGCATATCATTGACATGCGCTTTTTCGAAGGAAAAACTCAGACCGAAGTGGCGGAAGAAATCCATATCAGCCAGGCACAGGTAAGCCGCCTGGAGAAAAATGCATTAAAGACCATGAAGAATTACCTTTCTTAA
- a CDS encoding type III pantothenate kinase has product MILAIDMGNSNIVIGGIDNTGIYFVERVTTNHGKTELEYAVNIKDIMEIHGLPLSSIEGAILSSVVPPLTDVVLSAVKKITGKTPMLVGSGMKTGLNIKMDNPKTVGSDLIVNAIAALKEYPAPIIVIDMGTATTMSVIDHEGNYTGGIIFPGLRVSLDSLSSRAAQLPYIGLNKPTRVIGKNTIDCMKNGILFGNAAMIDGLIDRMEAELGASACLVATGGLASSVVPLCYHKIYYDDALLLKGLLILYEKNKQD; this is encoded by the coding sequence ATGATTTTGGCCATTGATATGGGAAACAGCAATATTGTTATCGGCGGCATTGACAATACCGGTATCTACTTTGTAGAGCGAGTCACCACAAATCACGGAAAAACGGAGCTGGAATATGCGGTAAATATAAAAGATATTATGGAAATTCATGGCCTGCCTCTCTCTTCCATAGAAGGTGCGATCCTGTCTTCCGTCGTTCCTCCTCTTACGGATGTGGTCCTGAGTGCTGTTAAAAAAATAACAGGAAAAACACCAATGCTTGTAGGTTCCGGAATGAAGACCGGACTTAACATTAAAATGGACAATCCCAAAACCGTGGGCAGCGATCTGATTGTTAATGCAATCGCCGCTTTAAAGGAATATCCTGCTCCCATCATTGTAATTGATATGGGAACAGCCACTACCATGTCCGTCATTGACCATGAGGGCAACTATACCGGCGGTATTATTTTTCCCGGGCTCAGAGTGTCTCTGGATTCCTTAAGCAGCCGGGCCGCGCAGCTTCCTTATATCGGATTAAACAAACCAACCAGGGTGATCGGCAAAAATACCATTGACTGTATGAAAAACGGCATCCTGTTCGGCAATGCCGCTATGATCGACGGTCTTATTGACCGGATGGAAGCAGAACTTGGGGCTTCTGCGTGCCTTGTAGCCACCGGCGGCCTGGCCTCCTCCGTGGTTCCCCTGTGTTATCATAAAATTTATTATGACGACGCTCTCCTATTAAAGGGATTGCTGATTCTGTATGAAAAAAATAAGCAGGATTAA